DNA from Nymphaea colorata isolate Beijing-Zhang1983 chromosome 4, ASM883128v2, whole genome shotgun sequence:
GTTAGGCCTAATAATGCTGACTTGGGAGCCACACCAATAAAGTACTTTTCCAGAGAGGCCTTGCGAAGAAGTTTCTGGCTGTCAGGGGTAACAGGCATCATCCATCAGCGGCCTACTTAATTAATTGCGTAAAAACTTGGTTGAAGCAGTGATGAGAATGTTGTTTTGCTGGGTTGACTAACCTAACTCTCGATTACTACTGCTTTTAACTGTTGTTGCAGGGTGTTCTTGCGGAGAAAATTATCTAATCTGCAGTGGATGGCCATTTTATTACTAGCCATTGGTACTACAACAAGCCAGGCAAGTTTCAGAATATTGGCTTGCACCACATTTCAGTATCTTCATTAATCAGCCATTTGCAGTTCTATTTGGGACTTTGAGATGTACAGAAAAAGTTCTACTTAATAGTTGCATGAGCAGAAAAAGACTGATAgaatcaataaaataaactttattaaaaggaaaaaaaaggtggacctgaaaattttatttattctttatgTTACCTTGAAACATAGATTTTCCAAAGAAACAGGGTTGTACATATTGTAGTTAAATATATGTGGATAGTAACTGGAAATGTTTATCGAGAATTTGAGCAATAGGAAAAATCAAGacagttggaacttggaacaGATGTCTTTGAAAGTTGCCATTTGAATCAGAGAATACTTACAAAAACCCTAATGTGGAGTATCTACAAAGGAATTTGATCAACGTGATATGTTAAGAAGTTGTCCTTccacttctttttttcccctttggtTGGATTCCACAACTCTGATGCTAGAAAATGTTCCAGCCCATTTGAAAAACCAACGTTTTCCTACTTGATACATACCTGAAAGTAGGATTTTTTTCACACTATATTGCCCTGTGAAGCTGTTTCCCATTTTAGACCATATGTTATCCTCTTGTAAATCAAGGTTCTATCTCAAAATTTCAGGTAAAGGGTTGTGGAGAAGCCTCCTGTGATTCAGTTTTTTCAGCACCTATTCAGGGATACTTGCTTGGAATCTTGTCTGCCTGTCTTTCAGCTTTAGCTGGTGTCTATACAGAgtttcttttgaagaaaaacaatgataGTCTCTACTGGCAGAATGTGCAATTGTATACGTAGGTACTCCTGTCTGCCCTCTGTATTCTTGTAGCTTCTAGAACTGAATTTTATTGTATTTCAACTAGTTGTGCTTTTGGCTTACGTTAATTCATgaggcttttcttttttcctaatGTTCATTCAGTAAAAATATGTCACAGATTTGGTGCAATCTTCAACATGGCACGACTTCTTTTTGATGACATTAATAACAACTTTGAAAATGGTCCATGGTGGAACCGCCTATTCAATGGGTACAGTATCACAACATGGATGGTTGTGCTGAATTTGGGAGCTTCTGGGTTGCTAGTGTCCTGGTTGATGAAATATGCAGATATTATTGTTAAGGTAATCCCTCAAAGCTGGAGCTACTATAACATGTAAGACCAAGTATGAGTACCTTGTCTATTTAATGTTCCAACATGTAATGCTCTGTTGATGTTATCAGATAAAAAACATGTAACAAATTCAGCACCAAAAATGTTAAATGCAACTTAAGAAATTGAAATGGTAAGTTAGTATAGATATGTGATCGGTCTTACtcataaaacaacaaaaatatgcatttgaagTTCATGATTATAGGTATTCCTCTACATTTCTAGCTTCTACTGACTGATCTTGACTTTCAAATCATGCTCGGTGTGCCAAttgctttttcaaaaagatggtGTGTTAGTTGTTTGTCCTGGGGAAAAAGGactccctttttcatttttcttaaaatatatcCCAGCTACATAGCTGCGTATTTTCCAACTTTTGGCATCTGGTGGCCATGGAAGTAGTGCTACAATCCTTGTTTACAGTGCCATCAAGCTTACAAATTCCATTACTTTCTTGGTGTATGAAGTGAAAAACTAGGGAAATCGGTCTGAGTACATTGTGTATCTTGTCTGCACGTTGAATCCTCTTTGATATTCCTGTGGCTGTGAACCAGTTGGTCAAATCAGTTTGTTATAAGTTGTAACAGAAGCCATAACCTCTGTTTTCCTTAGGTTTATGCAAGTTCAATGGCAATGTTACTGACTATGGTCCTGTCTATCTACCTCTTCACTTTCAGTCCTACAATCCAGGTAAACTTGTTCCAGTTGAGAACTCTAAGTTTAGCGTTTATCCTATTTTACTTGACTATCTGCGTCCTGTTTATCCTAAAGCATGTTTCTTGTTTGCTTATGTGTTACTAATTTTGTTGTGTCAACGTGTTCTTTTATACAGCTCTTTCTGGGAATTGTTATTTGCACAATGTCCCTTCATATGTACTTTGCCCCTGCTCATATGCTTGTAGATTTACCATCACAAAAGCAAGTCCCAGAGACCATGACTGAAGTTAAGGTTGAAGCACGAACTGCATCCTGATGGCAACCATCTTATGCTTAAGCTTCAGACTTGCAAGCTTGTGCTTTCCTTCATGTACAACTTAGACAAGGCAGGACAAGTTTGCAGGTTGATATGTTTAACCGTCCTATGGTTGCTCAGAGCTTCTCACTAAGGTCAGGGCCAGCAGCATCCTATGGTTTTCTCTTTGTAGAATGTAGAAAATTTTACTGCATTTAGGACTTACAAAGGCTGCTTATTTTCCAGTGCGAAGTATCATGTATTGTTTGAGTGCTGAATCTATGCAACACAGGTTTAAATTCTTTTTCACTTATAATAGACGGGTACTGGCAAATTTTTGGAAGACATCTCCTTGGGTTTATGCAACGGTGGTCCTTGAATGCCTTGTTTTCCTTCCATCACGAAGaccttttcctgtttttttctttcccttcataCTTATTAAAGGTCCCTGCTATTGATGAACTCAAGATACCCTCCATGCGTGTAGGAATTTGCGTTGCTAAGCCACATTTGTCAGGTCCTATTCCTTTCCcagtttctcatttttctgcAGAATTAGATCATGATTGGAGCTAGCGAGTACTACAGGGACAGGATTGATCTGCTCTCTATAGAATTTGAGAGCGACCAAACAGACCTATGAAGTGAAGTGGAGAAGATCCAATCGTTTGTgtatctcattttcttttatagtgTATAAGAACAAAAGACAATGAGATACACAAGCGATTGGATCTTCTCcaaatataaaacatttttttcagcTTGTAGTCAAAGAACTCGACATTCTGGCAAAGTGATTGATGCATTTTTGGCGTTTTATTCCATGATCACGCTGTAAAGTCAGGCTCTAAGTGCTGCTTTGTTTTAAGAGGCACAAACCAGATATAAAAGTATGAGATGTCGCAATTTTTTGAGAAGCCATATCAGGCCATTCTTTATCTGTTAATTGTACCCTAACATGGGACTGTGTCTTAGGGGCTGAAAATGATTAACCTCTCGGTGGAACACGACTTCTCGTGTTAGTGACACAACTCGAAAAGCATTCTATGAAAACTATTCTCAGGCTTCCTATGTTCATGAAATAACAGGGAAAGCCTCTATGAAATTTATTGTCCGGGGAGGCATGAACTGATTTACGCTTCATTTTTGGAGAGGtgggaaaacaagaaaaatgtgagCCTTACTTTCTAGGCACGAGAGTATCctaccttttctctttctcaaatTTTATTCAATCGAAGTAAGAATGTTAATTTTCTCTTGGCTGCCCAAATTCCAAAAGCAAATTTCTGAGACAGTTTCCCAATGTTATGGGCAACccatttttcatgagaaagatACAAGAAACAAAACGGGCCTTCAAAGTCGCATCATCTGGTTTCCATTTAATAAACAAATTTCTCGTAAAGGCCATTTCGAATTGGTGCAGACCAATTCGATTCGGTAGTAATTTAAGGGTGTTAGGCGTcagttttacattttttaaaagcaaatgtACGAGATTTCTTTACTTCAATAATTTACctgtattttttgttcatttaaaatcaaattttttaattcagCCGAATCAGTTGATATACTGGATGGGTAGCTGGAtaattcaattttcaaaacgagGAAAATGCTTCGTACAGCGTAGTATGGACGTGTGACATGATTTTCACAGTTACAATATACCCAAAAGAagagttttaaaaaataaaaacaaataaaaaattaagaagggAATTTCAAATTCTGCCACAAGAAAATCTATAGTTATACAACATATGCGCTTGTACGAAAAAACTACCATCAAGATTATCCCTGTATGAAATGACAtattcttcctctttttcttccttttttaatgttttttcatgGAAACTGCCTTTGGATTATAATCCTTTAAGACCATGTTCTTCCATTATGCTTCCAAGTTCTGGTTTGCTTCCAATCATGAATGGATCACTAACATAACATAGttcttattaaaaaattcactTATAgagaaaaccataaaaaatttaCCTAGATATGAATAATTATACTATTTCTTAAAACCCACAGCTGGTTTTTTCAATTTGCGGATCTCTGCAATCGAAATTGCCTAGGAATTGAACATGCCAAAGAATCAAAGATGATATAAGGAAAAACATATCACTCTTGGAACATATGAGTACATGTTtccaaaaacataaacataatgGAATTATGTCATGCATAAAAATAGGTGTATGTTTCAAGAACACAATATTTGTTTAATCAGACATTCTCAAAGAGTCCTGTCCACTAAACCCAGCAGGTCCAAGAAACTgtttaagttgtttttggaTAAGTGCTCTTGAATTGTAATCCTATTATAATTGTGAcaaaataattattatttttatcgTGCAGGCAAAATGGTTCACTTCCAAAACTGATGCAACATTGATCTTAGAGCTATACGAAGATGAGACTTGAGAAAGTAGAGGGAAGCGAGTAAACTGTAAAGAGAATGTACCATCTGGGAGAAGCGAAGTTTTGGAAAAGGAGGCAGTTCCTCGTGATTATGGTTTAGCTGCGGACTGCTTTTGcaaaaaggagagaagaaaaaggagagaacGAGATCCCGATTTTCTGTGGAGCATCCAAACGCGAACGGACGATATCCCCTGCCTAGGAAGACGGAAGCATCAGGTAGTTGCCTTATTCGCTAACGTCCCTTCTCTGTATCTGTCTCTCTCGCCATGGATTTCTCTGCCTACGGTGATGCCCAGGGGCACCAGCAATCTCACCACCAGCAGCAATACGCTGCCGACCCCTCCCAGGCCTACCAGCATGCCGACTACTATTACCAGCAATACTCAGCTCATCAGCCCTACCTCCACCATCAGCAGAATGCCGCCGCCGGTGCGACGGCGAACTCCGCTGCCTACTACTACCCTCAGGACTACAGCGCCGCGGCCTCAGGTGGCTCTGCCGCTGCAGGTGGAGCCGATGGACAGTCCATCGCTCCTTCCTACACACAGCAGCCTCACACCGAACCCAACATCCACCCGCCCGGCATCGACCTCTCAAACCTTGCCCAGGTCGCGGCCGCCGCAGCCGCTGCAGCGGCTAACCAGCCAAACGGGTACTTCCCTCAGGCTGTCATGGAGCAGCAGCCGCACGGGAATCCGATGGCACCATTCCCGCACCTGATTGCAGGACCAGCAGAACCCGGGAGGATGATGCCGGGTTTCCGGGAGAACCATTGGGGCAGCAAGAGGGGAGGTTTCGGCCCTCCACGCGGCGTAAGCAGAGTTCAGAATCTTTGCCCTAACCCTCGTCTTCTTGGGAATTTCTCGAGAtttgtgtttttccttttgtctcttgatcattttccccttTGCTCTATAGCTGATGTGTCCTATGATTTTTGTACTCTTCGTCAATCCTTATATCTTTTTCTGAATATGCTTGCTCTAACGGCTCAAACTTCTTTACGTAATTCTTGATCCTCTCTAATAAAGAATTGCACTTTCTCGTTCCTCTTGGCTCATGATTTGCCAATTTCCTATGTTTGTTAAATGCTGTATAGGTTTGTCTTCTCCTAATTTTGTATGGGAATTGAATGGATTTTTTCTGGTCAATCACGTTACTTTGCTCATCATACTCCATGTTGTGTTAATAATGACTGCTAAATTTCCTTTCTCATGTCAATTTAGGCCATAGACAGCGTATTGCTTCTGTTCTTCATCATGGTTGATCTTCTTGAAACTTCTTGGACACAAGgaataggatttttttttcctgatttatAATGTGGATTTTGTGACGACCATGACATTAGATGTGCCCTCTATTTTCAAATATGGGACTGATGGTTCCTGTTTTTCACCTGGTAACGCCGGCTGTTACTCTTTGCTAGAATCATGTCGATATGCATTCTTTATTTGAAGTAACAAATATGACAAGAAGTTCACGTGTT
Protein-coding regions in this window:
- the LOC116252811 gene encoding CMP-sialic acid transporter 1, with the protein product MVPWYLVAALLTILTSAQGILTTLSKSNGGYKYDYATVPFLAEVFKLAVSCFLLWRESQSPTPPKMTTDWRSVRLFPIPSIIYLIHNNVQFATLIYVDASTYQIMGNLKIVTTGILFRVFLRRKLSNLQWMAILLLAIGTTTSQVKGCGEASCDSVFSAPIQGYLLGILSACLSALAGVYTEFLLKKNNDSLYWQNVQLYTFGAIFNMARLLFDDINNNFENGPWWNRLFNGYSITTWMVVLNLGASGLLVSWLMKYADIIVKVYASSMAMLLTMVLSIYLFTFSPTIQLFLGIVICTMSLHMYFAPAHMLVDLPSQKQVPETMTEVKVEARTAS